A genome region from Astyanax mexicanus isolate ESR-SI-001 unplaced genomic scaffold, AstMex3_surface scaffold_45, whole genome shotgun sequence includes the following:
- the LOC125795250 gene encoding uncharacterized protein LOC125795250 isoform X2, which yields MASSSAASSSSAASAEKASNRTFLLCPMCKKTHWSLPVHLRRSCMKNSSEADIRSVVESAKRAANNLLRTGRVWEYSLITRIMQSPDPVGRMIEELQSRGMAVVGIPTEDPAPAAPAVPAVPAVAQLPVEAPSESGSESSGELYQCPDPTMQGTSVRERMSSLGLYKKHSLDHSLLAKFAKFLQSDLWNENFKQEVENVARFLYYMDPQQASLQFVRQHEKTREYFLKLSEAGLCKQTVQNYIKSVKRFLKFHVGSTNLCFEDRVLHADCQNYVLFLSNIQTVTSKQVSKETTRKRP from the exons atggcttcttcttctgctgcttcttcttcttctgctgcttctgctga GAAAGCTAGCAATAGGACCTTCCTCCTGTGTCCTATGTGCAAGAAGACTCATTGGAGCCTTCCAGTTCACCTCAGAAGATCCTGCATGAAGAACTCCTCAGAAGCTGACATTCGGTCTGTGGTGGAATCTGCCAAGAGAGCTGCCAACAATTTGCTTCGTACTGGCCGTGTCTGGGAGTACTCTCTCATCACCAGGATCATGCAGAGCCCTGACCCTGTTGGCAG gatgatcgaggagctgcagagcagagggatggctgtggttggcatcccaactgaagacccggctcctgctgctcctgctgttccagctgtTCCGGCTGTAGCCCAACTGCCAGTTGAGGCTCCGTCTGAGTCCGGCTCAGAAAGCTCTGGGGAACTCTATCAGTG CCCTGATCCCACGATGCAGGGAACTTCCGTTAGGGAAAGGATGTCAAGTTTGGGCCTCTACAAGAAGCACTCGCTTGACCATTCTCTCCTTGCCAAATTCGCCAAGTTTCTACAGAGTGACTTGTGGAACGAAAACTTCAAACAGGAG GTGGAGAACGTTGCAAGGTTCCTGTACTACATGGACCCCCAGCAGGCCAGTCTCCAGTTCGTCCGTCAGCATGAGAAGACCCGGGAGTATTTCCTCAAGCTCTCAGAGGCCGGACTCTGCAAGCAGACGGTGCAGAATTACATCAAGAGCGTTAAAAG GTTCCTGAAGTTCCACGTGGGCAGCACTAACCTGTGCTTCGAAGACAGAGTCCTGCACGCTGACTGCCAGAACTACGTCTTGTTCCTGAGCAACATCCAGACTGTGACTTCTAAGCAGGTCAGCAAGGAGACGACCAGGAAGAG GCCATGA
- the LOC125795250 gene encoding uncharacterized protein LOC125795250 isoform X1, giving the protein MASSSAASSSSAASAEKASNRTFLLCPMCKKTHWSLPVHLRRSCMKNSSEADIRSVVESAKRAANNLLRTGRVWEYSLITRIMQSPDPVGRMIEELQSRGMAVVGIPTEDPAPAAPAVPAVPAVAQLPVEAPSESGSESSGELYQCPDPTMQGTSVRERMSSLGLYKKHSLDHSLLAKFAKFLQSDLWNENFKQEVENVARFLYYMDPQQASLQFVRQHEKTREYFLKLSEAGLCKQTVQNYIKSVKRFLKFHVGSTNLCFEDRVLHADCQNYVLFLSNIQTVTSKQVSKETTRKRRP; this is encoded by the exons atggcttcttcttctgctgcttcttcttcttctgctgcttctgctga GAAAGCTAGCAATAGGACCTTCCTCCTGTGTCCTATGTGCAAGAAGACTCATTGGAGCCTTCCAGTTCACCTCAGAAGATCCTGCATGAAGAACTCCTCAGAAGCTGACATTCGGTCTGTGGTGGAATCTGCCAAGAGAGCTGCCAACAATTTGCTTCGTACTGGCCGTGTCTGGGAGTACTCTCTCATCACCAGGATCATGCAGAGCCCTGACCCTGTTGGCAG gatgatcgaggagctgcagagcagagggatggctgtggttggcatcccaactgaagacccggctcctgctgctcctgctgttccagctgtTCCGGCTGTAGCCCAACTGCCAGTTGAGGCTCCGTCTGAGTCCGGCTCAGAAAGCTCTGGGGAACTCTATCAGTG CCCTGATCCCACGATGCAGGGAACTTCCGTTAGGGAAAGGATGTCAAGTTTGGGCCTCTACAAGAAGCACTCGCTTGACCATTCTCTCCTTGCCAAATTCGCCAAGTTTCTACAGAGTGACTTGTGGAACGAAAACTTCAAACAGGAG GTGGAGAACGTTGCAAGGTTCCTGTACTACATGGACCCCCAGCAGGCCAGTCTCCAGTTCGTCCGTCAGCATGAGAAGACCCGGGAGTATTTCCTCAAGCTCTCAGAGGCCGGACTCTGCAAGCAGACGGTGCAGAATTACATCAAGAGCGTTAAAAG GTTCCTGAAGTTCCACGTGGGCAGCACTAACCTGTGCTTCGAAGACAGAGTCCTGCACGCTGACTGCCAGAACTACGTCTTGTTCCTGAGCAACATCCAGACTGTGACTTCTAAGCAGGTCAGCAAGGAGACGACCAGGAAGAG GAGGCCATGA
- the LOC125795236 gene encoding uncharacterized protein LOC125795236: MDSRAYESTTDPAQSMVVDLRCDLCGVQVGTVQRAARHFAERHTKVSILYRCDRCQKVSSNHHSVSCHILKCPGVQPATDTVGRSHLCDSCEACFPTQRGLSTHRRIVHGKIPEYRMAGVRAPAEREAVKRRRADEEGANEGIEDFVIEHRNGREPGSVSRLCGYKRQKGNDCSLDKRTEGQESEPVLRVPVTGLLEAYRGLAAEMIDAARTSKDQHISVLKLWLEDAAEWPARLEAAARSVLRMLGGVEEKDWRKHLTSRKSLRVRVTGTGGSRRARARTAAFSRCQQLFRNDPARLAQEVLDGSSPAVCPIPLTVVEEAYRRKWEVPGLFDGLRRFLIEGDADNGPFESALTATEVLESLRAMSSDSTPGPDGIKKQSLLEWDPECETVTRMFNVWMFTGVVPVCFKRCRTVLEF; the protein is encoded by the coding sequence ATGGATAGTAGGGCGTACGAGTCGACTACGGACCCGGCTCAAAGTATGGTTGTGGACTTACGCTGTGATCTTTGTGGCGTGCAGGTGGGCACTGTTCAGCGGGCGGCAAGGCACTTTGCCGAACGTCATACTAAGGTGTCTATCTTGTACAGATGCGACCGATGCCAAAAAGTTTCTTCCAACCACCATTCGGTGTCCTGCCACATCCtgaagtgtccaggagtgcaaccGGCCACTGATACGGTGGGTCGCAGTCACCTCTGCGATAGTTGTGAAGCTTGCTTCCCAACGCAGAGGGGCCTAAGTACGCACCGGCGCATAGTCCACGGGAAGATCCCTGAATATAGGATGGCTGGGGTGCGTGCCCCAGCGGAAAGGGAAGCCGTCAAGCGACGGAGGGCCGACGAGGAAGGAGCCAACGAAGGCATAGAGGATTTTGTCATAGAGCACAGGAATGGCCGGGAACCTGGCTCTGTCTCCCGACTCTGTGGATACAAGAGACAAAAGGGCAATGATTGTAGTCTGGACAAGAGGACTGAGGGTCAGGAATCTGAGCCTGTATTGAGAGTCCCGGTGACTGGTCTCCTGGAGGCGTACAGGGGATTGGCAGCGGAGATGATCGACGCAGCCAGAACCTCCAAGGACCAACACATCTCAGTCCTCAAATTATGGCTCGAGGACGCAGCCGAGTGGCCCGCTCGACTGGAAGCTGCAGCCCGGTCCGTACTCCGGATGTTGGGGGGAGTTGAGGAGAAGGATTGGAGGAAGCATCTTACCTCACGGAAGTCACTTAGGGTACGAGTGACTGGCACTGGTGGGTCAAGAAGGGCGAGGGCAAGAACAGCTGCCTTCAGCAGGTGTCAACAGCTCTTCAGGAACGACCCAGCCCGCCTAGCACAAGAAGTCCTAGACGGCAGTTCACCTGCCGTCTGCCCCATTCCCCTCACGGTAGTAGAGGAAGCCTACAGGAGGAAATGGGAGGTCCCGGGACTCTTTGACGGACTGAGAAGGTTCCTGATCGAAGGGGATGCGGATAACGGTCCCTTTGAATCAGCTCTCACGGCAACGGAGGTATTGGAAAGCCTTCGAGCCATGTCGAGCGACTCCACACCAGGCCCAGACGGTATTAAAAAGCAGTCCTTGCTTGAATGGGATCCTGAGTGTGAGACGGTCACACGTATGTTCAACGTGTGGATGTTCACCGGAGTCGTACCGGTGTGTTTTAAGCGGTGTCGAACGGTGCTCGAATTCTGA